One part of the Anaeromyxobacter sp. Fw109-5 genome encodes these proteins:
- a CDS encoding response regulator transcription factor produces the protein MIAREDATTPTTLFLIDDHPVVREGLRMLLEQSGGVHVVGAAGNATGALPLLPERSPDVVLLDLDLGDEDGLEALPRIRAAAPGARVLILTALRDRARDEDALRAGARGLVLKDAPADVLLEAIRTVASGGLWFDPRVLSSTAGVRDRAGGPRAAPTPTAATPALSALTPREREIVALIGEGLRNEEAARRLGITEKTVRNHLTLIFDKVGVSGRLELLVWAYEHGLVPHRR, from the coding sequence ATGATCGCGCGCGAGGACGCGACGACGCCGACGACCCTGTTCCTGATCGACGATCATCCCGTGGTGCGCGAGGGGCTCAGGATGCTCCTCGAGCAGTCGGGAGGAGTGCACGTCGTCGGCGCCGCCGGCAACGCGACCGGGGCGCTGCCGCTGCTCCCGGAGCGCTCGCCGGACGTCGTGCTCCTCGACCTGGATCTCGGCGACGAGGACGGCCTGGAGGCACTCCCCCGCATCCGCGCGGCCGCGCCGGGCGCCAGGGTGCTCATCCTCACCGCGCTGCGGGATCGCGCGCGAGACGAGGACGCGCTCCGCGCCGGCGCTCGCGGGCTGGTCCTCAAGGACGCCCCTGCCGACGTGCTGCTCGAGGCGATCCGCACGGTCGCCTCGGGCGGGCTGTGGTTCGATCCGCGGGTGCTGTCCTCGACGGCCGGCGTTCGAGATCGCGCCGGTGGCCCCCGCGCGGCGCCCACCCCCACGGCCGCGACGCCGGCGCTCTCGGCGCTCACCCCGCGCGAGCGCGAGATCGTGGCGCTCATCGGCGAGGGCCTCCGCAACGAGGAGGCCGCGCGCCGGCTCGGCATCACCGAGAAGACGGTCCGGAACCACCTCACGCTGATCTTCGACAAGGTGGGCGTCTCCGGGCGGCTCGAGCTGCTCGTCTGGGCGTACGAGCACGGGCTGGTGCCGCATCGGCGCTGA
- a CDS encoding SDR family oxidoreductase, translated as MAKTILITGAGSGFGEAAAIGLARKGHTVIATAQISPQVAALRRKATELDLGRLRVEKLDLLDHYDVARAQTWDVDVLWNNAGLGESGPVSEIPLELVRRNYEVNVFKPLELTQGFIKKWVAARKPGKIVFTSSMGGLFTPAGWGVYVSTKHALESIAEALQQELTPFGIKVQTINPGAYLTGYNETMADTAFRWLDDAKNFTKRDALRATFDALLGQPEGHLDPQEMIDRMVDIVPADTGKFRNVCPQSVEDMLKKSQADAWNNTI; from the coding sequence ATGGCCAAGACGATCCTCATCACTGGCGCGGGCTCCGGCTTCGGCGAGGCCGCCGCGATCGGCCTCGCGAGGAAGGGACACACCGTCATCGCCACGGCGCAGATCTCGCCCCAGGTCGCGGCGCTGCGGCGCAAGGCGACCGAGCTCGACCTCGGCCGACTGCGGGTCGAGAAGCTCGATCTGCTCGATCACTACGACGTCGCACGTGCCCAGACCTGGGACGTGGATGTGCTGTGGAACAATGCCGGGCTCGGCGAGAGCGGCCCGGTGTCGGAGATCCCTCTCGAGCTCGTCCGCCGCAACTACGAGGTCAACGTCTTCAAGCCGCTCGAGCTGACGCAAGGCTTCATCAAGAAGTGGGTCGCGGCCAGGAAGCCGGGCAAGATCGTGTTCACCTCCTCGATGGGCGGGTTGTTCACGCCGGCTGGGTGGGGCGTCTACGTCTCGACCAAGCATGCGCTGGAGTCGATCGCCGAGGCGCTGCAGCAGGAGCTGACGCCGTTCGGCATCAAGGTGCAGACGATCAATCCAGGCGCCTATCTCACGGGGTACAACGAGACCATGGCCGACACGGCGTTCCGCTGGCTCGACGACGCCAAGAACTTCACCAAGCGGGACGCGCTGCGCGCCACCTTCGATGCGTTGCTCGGGCAGCCGGAGGGACACCTCGACCCGCAGGAGATGATCGACCGCATGGTCGACATCGTGCCGGCCGACACCGGCAAGTTCCGCAACGTGTGCCCGCAGTCCGTCGAGGACATGCTGAAGAAGTCGCAGGCCGACGCCTGGAACAACACGATCTGA
- a CDS encoding heme-binding protein produces the protein MITARTAQHVLAVAADRAATVGVPVNIAVLDAGAHLKAFIRMDGAVLGSIDVAMRKARTAVLFETTSEAVWDYCKPGAPAHALELTNGGLAPFAGGIPLKGPNGETLGAVGISGGTVSQDLEIAQAAVEAFDP, from the coding sequence ATGATCACAGCACGAACGGCACAACACGTGCTCGCCGTCGCCGCCGATCGGGCGGCGACCGTCGGCGTACCCGTCAACATCGCCGTCCTCGACGCCGGTGCGCATCTCAAGGCCTTCATCCGGATGGACGGCGCGGTGCTCGGATCGATCGACGTCGCCATGAGGAAGGCACGCACGGCGGTGCTGTTCGAGACGACGAGCGAAGCCGTCTGGGACTACTGCAAACCCGGCGCGCCGGCGCACGCGCTGGAGCTCACCAACGGAGGCCTCGCCCCCTTCGCGGGCGGTATCCCGCTCAAGGGGCCGAACGGCGAGACCCTCGGCGCCGTCGGCATATCGGGCGGGACGGTGTCGCAGGATCTCGAGATCGCCCAGGCCGCGGTCGAAGCGTTCGACCCCTGA
- a CDS encoding nuclear transport factor 2 family protein: MQALCAVMNRRFLLSLAILFGGTAMAGTSALEAKNRSLVQASFDRWKNGAGGPFELLAPEAEWTIVGSSPLSKTYRGRQEFLDEVIGPFNARLERPLVPTVRGLYADGEMVIILFDGSASAKDGQPYRNTYTWYFRMRDGKAVEVVAFFDTKVFDELWTRVPAKP, translated from the coding sequence ATGCAAGCGCTCTGCGCCGTCATGAACCGTCGATTCTTGCTCTCTCTCGCAATCCTCTTCGGAGGCACCGCGATGGCTGGAACTTCTGCTCTCGAGGCCAAGAACAGATCGCTGGTTCAGGCGAGCTTCGATCGCTGGAAAAACGGCGCCGGTGGTCCATTCGAGCTGCTGGCGCCCGAGGCGGAGTGGACCATCGTAGGGTCCTCGCCGCTCTCGAAGACCTACCGCGGCCGGCAGGAATTCCTCGATGAGGTGATCGGCCCGTTCAACGCCCGCCTCGAGAGGCCGCTCGTCCCGACGGTCCGGGGCCTCTACGCCGACGGCGAGATGGTCATCATCCTGTTCGACGGTTCCGCCTCCGCGAAGGACGGTCAGCCCTATCGCAACACGTACACCTGGTACTTCCGGATGAGAGATGGAAAGGCCGTCGAGGTCGTCGCGTTCTTCGATACGAAGGTGTTCGACGAGCTCTGGACGCGCGTGCCTGCGAAGCCGTGA
- a CDS encoding sigma 54-interacting transcriptional regulator, with the protein MDTPPSLRTPGQQAMTDEGWHQLFEHSAIGVTLADLEGHLVHVNRAYCAMLGYTEVELEGHSYVSHAHPDDRARHLILVRELLADARAHFQVEERYVRKGGSVMWVSNSVSLVPPRGGSRRILILGLVEDITERMRLRDELDAERNRLRLLLDVNELLVAHLDLREMFQALASSLRRVTDCHFIGLALPDAATGELRQHIVDHPDGKGAITEGMVLPLHGSASGKAFRTGAPVLLNDPEANRQDPDLYGTPEGARFYRTVLEEGVPSGYVLPLVHRGEVLGVLQLKKYADARFKEREIEFMSKVAGQLSIAVANALEYREVKESKERLDRERVYLKEEIRSAHDFEEIIGVSRTLKQVLGQIDTVAVTDSTVLILGETGTGKELIARAIHNRSRRRDRPFVKVNCSAIPTGLLESELFGHERGAFTGATAPRIGRFEAADQGTLFLDEIGDLPVDLQPKLLRVLQEREFERLGASRTRRVDVRVVAATNRGLATMVGEGRFREDLYYRLNVFPITLPPLRERAGDIPLLVRHFVGVYARRMGKQIDHIPDASMRALVGYHWPGNVRELQNVIERAVILTPGAVLELALAERAAGAREDRPDAAAPNGHRTLQEVEREHILGALQEAKWVIGGPNGAAARLGLRRTSLMYRMEKLGIARPT; encoded by the coding sequence ATGGACACCCCTCCCTCTCTACGGACGCCCGGGCAGCAGGCGATGACGGACGAGGGCTGGCACCAGCTCTTCGAGCACTCGGCCATCGGGGTGACGCTCGCCGATCTCGAAGGGCACCTCGTCCACGTGAACCGCGCCTACTGCGCGATGCTCGGCTACACGGAGGTCGAGCTCGAGGGGCACTCGTACGTCTCCCATGCACACCCGGATGATCGCGCGCGCCACCTGATTCTCGTTCGCGAGCTGCTCGCCGATGCCCGCGCCCATTTCCAGGTCGAGGAGCGGTACGTCCGCAAGGGCGGCTCGGTGATGTGGGTCAGCAACAGCGTGTCGCTGGTGCCGCCCCGGGGCGGCTCGCGCCGGATCCTCATCCTCGGGCTCGTCGAGGACATCACCGAGCGCATGCGCCTCCGTGACGAGCTGGACGCCGAGCGGAACCGGCTACGCCTTCTGCTCGACGTCAACGAGCTCCTGGTCGCGCACCTCGACCTTCGGGAGATGTTCCAGGCGCTCGCGTCGAGCCTGCGGAGGGTCACGGATTGCCACTTCATCGGTCTCGCCCTGCCCGACGCCGCGACGGGCGAGCTGCGGCAGCACATCGTCGACCATCCGGACGGGAAGGGTGCCATCACCGAGGGCATGGTGCTGCCTCTTCACGGCTCCGCCTCCGGCAAGGCGTTTCGCACGGGCGCGCCCGTCTTGTTGAACGACCCGGAGGCGAACCGCCAGGACCCGGACCTGTATGGCACTCCCGAGGGAGCGCGGTTCTATCGGACCGTGCTCGAGGAAGGAGTTCCTTCGGGATACGTCCTGCCGCTCGTTCACCGTGGCGAGGTGCTGGGCGTCCTCCAGCTCAAGAAGTACGCGGACGCTCGATTCAAGGAACGAGAGATCGAGTTCATGTCCAAGGTGGCGGGCCAGCTCTCGATCGCGGTGGCGAACGCCCTCGAGTACCGCGAGGTCAAGGAGTCGAAGGAGCGGCTGGACAGGGAGCGGGTCTACCTGAAGGAGGAGATCCGGTCTGCGCACGACTTCGAGGAGATCATCGGGGTGAGCCGCACGCTGAAGCAGGTGCTCGGCCAGATCGACACGGTCGCGGTCACGGACTCGACCGTCCTCATCCTGGGGGAGACCGGCACGGGCAAGGAGCTGATCGCGCGCGCCATTCACAACCGCAGCCGGCGGCGTGACCGTCCATTCGTGAAGGTCAACTGCTCCGCGATCCCCACCGGGCTCCTCGAGAGCGAGCTCTTCGGCCACGAGCGCGGCGCCTTCACCGGGGCCACCGCGCCCAGGATCGGACGCTTCGAGGCGGCCGACCAGGGGACGCTGTTCCTCGACGAGATCGGGGACCTCCCCGTGGACCTGCAGCCCAAGCTGCTCCGGGTCCTCCAGGAGCGCGAGTTCGAGCGGTTGGGCGCCAGCCGCACGCGACGGGTCGACGTCCGGGTCGTCGCGGCGACGAACCGGGGACTCGCCACGATGGTCGGGGAGGGCAGGTTCCGGGAGGATCTGTACTACCGGCTGAATGTCTTCCCCATCACGCTTCCACCGCTGCGGGAGCGCGCCGGGGACATCCCGCTCCTCGTGCGGCACTTCGTCGGCGTCTACGCCCGGCGGATGGGCAAGCAGATCGACCACATCCCCGACGCGTCCATGCGCGCGCTGGTCGGCTATCACTGGCCGGGCAACGTACGCGAGCTGCAGAACGTGATCGAGCGGGCGGTGATCCTCACCCCCGGTGCGGTCCTCGAGCTGGCGCTCGCCGAAAGGGCCGCCGGCGCCCGGGAAGATCGACCGGACGCCGCGGCACCCAACGGCCACCGCACGCTGCAGGAGGTGGAGCGTGAGCACATCCTGGGCGCGCTCCAGGAGGCCAAGTGGGTGATCGGCGGCCCGAACGGCGCGGCCGCGCGTCTCGGCCTACGGCGCACCTCGCTCATGTACCGGATGGAGAAGCTGGGCATCGCTCGACCGACGTGA
- a CDS encoding cyclic nucleotide-binding domain-containing thioredoxin-disulfide reductase yields MASTHSLFETRYEQILPKLLPAEIERLRRFGEVRTFPAGEQLVVSGRVSAGLFVILKGEVAVTHHSELGGDEPVATHEPGSFMGELAQLSGRPSLVDAHATRPVEALVIPSRRLRDVLVAEAEVGERIMRALILRRVNLLQTGSTGPVIVGRAAHPDVLRLAGFLSRSGHPHQRLDPDTDTCAQTLIERFHVHPSELPIVLCANGRMLRNPTEVELAACLGLVQPIDPAKVYDVAIVGAGPAGLAAAVYGASEGLSVIVLDCRAFGGQAGASSRIENYLGFPTGITGMALMARAYNQAQKFGADMAIPDEVLRLHRADAGDVASSELLLANGERVRTRAVVIASGAKYRRLQVENLAAYEGAGVHYWASPLEAKLCSGQEVVLVGAGNSAGQAAVFLASHAAKVLVLARGRSLDASMSRYLVDRLAGLPNVEVLLQTEVVALEGEGGVLEAIRSRHVPSGVETRRPVRHLFLCIGADPKTSWLSGTGVALDSRGFVRTGAAAAPGRLPLETSREGVFAIGDVRSGSTKRVAAAVGEGAQVIAEVHSFLGGERARRGVEAGAARP; encoded by the coding sequence ATGGCTTCGACACACTCTCTCTTCGAGACGCGCTACGAGCAGATCCTCCCGAAGCTCCTCCCCGCGGAGATCGAGCGGCTGCGGCGCTTCGGCGAGGTGCGGACGTTCCCCGCCGGCGAACAGCTGGTCGTGAGCGGCCGGGTCAGCGCGGGCCTGTTCGTGATCCTGAAGGGAGAGGTCGCGGTCACCCACCACAGCGAGCTCGGCGGGGACGAGCCGGTCGCCACGCACGAACCGGGCTCCTTCATGGGCGAGCTCGCGCAGCTGTCCGGCCGTCCCTCGCTGGTCGACGCGCACGCGACGAGGCCCGTGGAAGCGCTCGTCATCCCGTCGCGCAGGCTGCGCGACGTGCTCGTGGCGGAGGCCGAGGTCGGGGAGCGCATCATGCGCGCGCTCATCCTGCGGCGCGTGAACCTGCTGCAGACCGGCTCGACCGGCCCCGTGATCGTCGGGCGGGCGGCTCATCCCGACGTCCTGCGGCTCGCTGGGTTTCTCTCGCGCAGCGGGCACCCTCACCAGCGGCTCGACCCGGACACGGACACGTGCGCGCAGACGCTGATCGAGCGCTTCCACGTGCACCCCTCGGAGCTGCCGATCGTGCTGTGCGCGAACGGGCGGATGCTCCGGAATCCGACGGAGGTCGAGCTCGCGGCCTGCCTCGGCCTCGTTCAGCCGATCGATCCCGCGAAGGTGTACGACGTCGCGATCGTCGGCGCCGGACCGGCGGGGCTCGCTGCCGCGGTCTACGGCGCCTCGGAGGGGTTGTCGGTCATCGTCCTCGATTGCCGGGCGTTCGGCGGTCAGGCGGGGGCGTCGTCGCGGATCGAGAACTACCTGGGGTTCCCGACCGGCATCACCGGGATGGCTCTCATGGCCCGCGCCTACAACCAGGCGCAGAAGTTCGGAGCGGACATGGCCATCCCGGACGAAGTCTTGCGCCTCCACCGCGCCGACGCGGGCGACGTCGCCAGCTCCGAGCTCCTCCTCGCGAATGGCGAGCGGGTCAGGACGCGCGCAGTGGTGATCGCGAGCGGGGCCAAGTATCGGCGCCTCCAGGTCGAGAACCTCGCGGCGTACGAGGGGGCAGGGGTTCACTACTGGGCGTCGCCGCTCGAGGCGAAGCTCTGCTCGGGCCAGGAGGTGGTGCTGGTCGGCGCCGGCAACTCCGCGGGCCAGGCGGCGGTGTTCCTGGCGAGCCACGCCGCGAAGGTGCTGGTCCTCGCGCGCGGCAGGAGCCTCGACGCCAGCATGTCCCGCTACCTCGTCGATCGCCTCGCGGGGCTGCCCAATGTCGAGGTCCTGCTCCAGACCGAGGTCGTGGCGCTCGAGGGCGAGGGCGGCGTCCTCGAGGCCATCCGCTCGCGGCACGTGCCGTCCGGCGTGGAGACGCGCCGGCCGGTCCGTCACCTGTTCCTGTGCATCGGCGCGGACCCGAAGACGTCGTGGCTGTCCGGCACCGGCGTCGCGCTCGATTCCCGAGGGTTCGTGAGGACGGGCGCGGCCGCCGCGCCGGGCCGCCTGCCGCTCGAGACGAGCCGGGAAGGTGTGTTCGCGATCGGCGACGTGCGGTCGGGATCGACGAAGCGCGTCGCGGCCGCGGTCGGCGAGGGCGCCCAGGTGATCGCGGAGGTCCACTCGTTCCTGGGGGGCGAGCGAGCCCGCCGCGGCGTAGAGGCCGGCGCCGCCCGGCCATGA
- a CDS encoding helix-turn-helix domain-containing protein — MNLVRPGACVVAPTTAESRDVHGAGEPCERAFARVRRFVEDHLGEHLSLDVLASVAGLSRFHFARQFRRRTGQSPMAFVQRSRVERAKALLRAGTASVGEVAAALGFADHSHFTRTFRRLVGTSPRRFASWRGPGQTFAHALRESTSVADPLAEGRGGEP; from the coding sequence ATGAACCTCGTCCGGCCCGGCGCGTGCGTCGTCGCGCCCACCACCGCGGAGAGCCGCGACGTTCACGGGGCCGGCGAGCCGTGCGAACGGGCGTTCGCGCGGGTCCGTCGCTTCGTCGAGGACCACCTCGGTGAGCACCTCTCGCTGGACGTCCTCGCGAGCGTCGCCGGGCTCAGCCGGTTCCACTTCGCCCGTCAGTTTCGCCGCAGGACGGGACAGAGCCCGATGGCGTTCGTGCAACGGTCTCGGGTGGAACGAGCGAAGGCGTTGCTCCGAGCCGGCACGGCGAGCGTGGGAGAGGTGGCTGCAGCGCTCGGGTTCGCCGACCACAGCCACTTCACGCGAACGTTCCGCAGGCTCGTCGGGACGTCTCCGCGCCGCTTCGCGAGCTGGCGTGGCCCGGGCCAAACGTTCGCTCACGCCCTCCGAGAGTCGACCTCCGTCGCCGACCCGCTGGCCGAGGGCCGAGGCGGCGAGCCGTGA
- a CDS encoding alpha/beta fold hydrolase: MTTMTMRDGTELFYKDWGTGQPVVFSHGWPLCADAWDAQMVFLGERGHRVVAHDRRSHGRSSQTWDGNDMDTYADDLAELIDGLELRDVILVGHSTGGGEVTRYVGRHGTDRVAKIVLLGAIPPLMLKTDANPKGLPLSVFDEIREHTRRNRSQYFKDLAIPFYGYNRKGAELSQGVVDAFWFQAMLGGIKGELDCIKQFSETDFTEDLKRFDVPTLIVHGDDDQIVPIGASALESAKLVKDATLKVYRGAPHGLATTRADELNADLLAFIQAGASYASAASGGARPLAH, encoded by the coding sequence ATGACCACGATGACGATGAGAGACGGGACCGAGCTCTTCTACAAGGACTGGGGCACAGGGCAGCCGGTGGTGTTCTCTCACGGGTGGCCGCTCTGCGCGGACGCATGGGACGCGCAGATGGTCTTCCTGGGCGAGCGCGGCCATCGCGTCGTGGCTCACGACCGTCGGAGCCACGGCCGGTCGAGCCAGACCTGGGACGGAAACGACATGGACACGTACGCCGACGACCTCGCCGAGCTCATCGACGGGCTGGAGCTGCGCGACGTCATCCTCGTCGGCCACTCCACGGGCGGCGGCGAGGTCACGCGCTACGTCGGTCGCCACGGCACCGACAGGGTGGCCAAGATCGTGCTGCTGGGCGCCATCCCGCCGCTGATGCTGAAGACGGACGCGAACCCGAAGGGCCTGCCGCTCTCGGTGTTCGACGAGATCCGCGAGCACACGCGCCGGAACCGCTCGCAGTACTTCAAGGACCTCGCGATCCCGTTCTACGGCTACAACAGGAAGGGCGCGGAGCTCTCCCAGGGCGTGGTGGATGCGTTCTGGTTCCAGGCGATGCTGGGGGGGATCAAGGGTGAGCTGGACTGCATCAAGCAGTTCTCGGAGACCGACTTCACGGAAGATCTGAAGAGGTTCGACGTGCCGACGCTGATCGTGCACGGCGACGACGATCAGATCGTCCCCATCGGCGCCTCCGCGCTCGAGTCCGCGAAGCTCGTGAAGGACGCGACGCTGAAGGTGTACCGCGGCGCACCGCACGGCCTCGCCACGACGCGTGCGGACGAGCTCAACGCCGACCTCCTCGCGTTCATCCAGGCCGGCGCGAGCTACGCCTCGGCGGCCTCGGGTGGTGCGCGGCCGCTCGCTCATTAG
- a CDS encoding ATP-binding protein has product MPLDPDVQDQLRRVLTSMELLLPRPVEKIDWRRCHAANWRRHSFAGYLEPVASVEGIQLSDLLGIEEQKRVVESNTRQFLAGYPANNVLLWGTRGTGKSSLVRALLRAYAADGLRIIQVDKDDLVSLPAIVDQVSGQPYRFILFSDDVSFEVGESSYKMLKSALDGSVYAPPENVLIYVTSNRRHLVPEFETDNLGAVLVKNELHHGEAVEEKISLSGRFGIWVGFHAFSQDEYVAVARQWVAKLCEKMGAELAWDRKAVEAAVAWSHQKGDRSGRIAYQFASHWVGQSLLRSAEPAIG; this is encoded by the coding sequence ATGCCGCTCGATCCCGATGTCCAAGACCAGCTGCGCCGCGTCCTCACGTCGATGGAGCTGCTCCTCCCCAGGCCGGTCGAGAAGATCGACTGGCGGCGGTGCCACGCCGCGAACTGGAGGCGCCACTCCTTCGCCGGTTACCTCGAGCCGGTGGCGAGCGTGGAGGGCATCCAGCTCTCCGACCTGCTCGGCATCGAGGAGCAGAAGCGCGTCGTCGAGTCGAACACGCGCCAGTTCCTCGCCGGCTATCCCGCGAACAACGTCCTGCTCTGGGGGACGCGCGGGACCGGGAAGTCCTCGCTCGTGCGCGCGCTCCTGCGCGCCTACGCGGCCGACGGCCTGCGCATCATCCAGGTCGACAAGGACGACCTGGTGAGCCTGCCCGCCATCGTCGACCAGGTGAGCGGACAGCCGTACCGCTTCATCCTCTTCTCGGACGACGTCTCGTTCGAGGTCGGCGAGTCGAGCTACAAGATGCTGAAGAGCGCGCTCGACGGCTCGGTGTACGCGCCGCCCGAGAACGTCCTCATCTACGTGACGTCCAACCGCCGCCACCTCGTCCCGGAGTTCGAGACGGACAACCTCGGAGCGGTGCTCGTGAAGAACGAGCTCCACCACGGCGAGGCGGTCGAGGAGAAGATCTCGCTCTCCGGCCGGTTCGGCATCTGGGTCGGCTTCCACGCCTTCTCGCAGGACGAGTACGTGGCGGTCGCGAGGCAGTGGGTCGCGAAGCTCTGCGAGAAGATGGGCGCCGAGCTGGCGTGGGATCGGAAGGCCGTCGAGGCGGCCGTCGCCTGGTCGCATCAGAAGGGCGACCGCAGCGGCCGCATCGCCTACCAGTTCGCGAGCCACTGGGTGGGCCAGAGCCTGCTCCGCTCCGCCGAGCCGGCGATCGGGTAG
- a CDS encoding response regulator: protein MALTPVHVLPLTSTSRPRASREPCCVLVIEDDPDIREALAEALGYEGYDVLLAENGQEGLDVLREHSRPHVILLDLLMPVMSGWQFRQEQLADPALAGIPVVVVSASPPGDARPDRYLPKPFSIDDLLCAVAELSEPLRQRC, encoded by the coding sequence ATGGCCCTGACTCCCGTGCATGTGCTCCCTTTGACATCCACTTCTCGCCCGCGAGCTTCGCGCGAACCCTGTTGCGTCCTCGTCATCGAGGACGACCCCGACATCCGCGAGGCCCTCGCGGAGGCGCTCGGCTACGAAGGCTACGACGTGCTCCTCGCGGAGAACGGTCAGGAAGGGCTCGACGTGCTCCGCGAGCACTCCCGCCCCCACGTCATCCTCCTCGACCTCCTCATGCCCGTGATGAGCGGGTGGCAGTTCCGCCAGGAGCAGCTCGCGGACCCAGCCCTCGCGGGCATCCCGGTGGTGGTGGTCTCCGCCTCTCCTCCCGGCGACGCCCGGCCCGACCGCTACCTGCCGAAGCCCTTCAGCATCGACGACCTCCTCTGCGCCGTGGCCGAGCTCTCCGAGCCGCTGCGGCAGCGGTGCTGA
- a CDS encoding DUF2203 domain-containing protein → MAADPSTGEGPRFFTVEEANALVAALELEFGRLASVRTELAPLVESIGGPDVAVAILQGEEPPEGREADAARLERLAGEITGVIERVNDMGCLVKDVEMGLVDFYALVDGEPAFLCWQFGEPAVNHWHPLDGGFAAREEIAGVSPNAPAYRN, encoded by the coding sequence ATGGCTGCAGATCCGTCCACGGGCGAGGGCCCCAGGTTCTTCACCGTCGAGGAAGCGAACGCGCTCGTCGCAGCGCTGGAGCTCGAGTTCGGGCGCCTCGCCAGCGTCCGGACCGAGCTGGCGCCGCTCGTGGAGTCCATCGGCGGGCCCGACGTCGCCGTCGCCATCCTCCAGGGGGAGGAGCCCCCGGAGGGCAGGGAGGCGGACGCGGCCCGGCTCGAGCGGCTCGCCGGCGAGATCACCGGGGTCATCGAGCGGGTGAACGACATGGGCTGCCTCGTGAAGGACGTCGAGATGGGGCTGGTGGACTTCTACGCGCTCGTCGACGGCGAGCCGGCGTTCCTGTGCTGGCAGTTCGGCGAGCCGGCGGTGAACCACTGGCATCCGCTCGACGGAGGGTTCGCCGCGCGCGAGGAGATCGCCGGGGTGAGCCCCAACGCCCCGGCGTACCGCAACTGA